One region of Halomonas huangheensis genomic DNA includes:
- a CDS encoding adenosylcobalamin-dependent ribonucleoside-diphosphate reductase: MTTSAKAAALSQEVPMQGPSYDIWDSKYRLKDRHGQPVDKDLKATWERVAKALAAVEGEQASHWLPKFRWALEHGAVPAGRIMSNAGAEGYKPAVSLINCTVSRTIRDSMHDILDSVVDAGMTLKAGCGIGYEFSTLRHKGAFVFGAGAGTNGPLAFMDIYDKMCFTVASAGGRRGAQMGTFDIGHPDVRDFIEAKREAGRLRQFNLSLLITDEFMEAVKNDADWPLAFPLHAGEKGDVADDELIYRDWPVIEEGYSVDDEGRVACRIVEVIKARELWDTIMSSTYDYAEPGFILIDQVNRMNNNWFCEEIRATNPCGEQPLPPEGACLLGSVNLTRFVVDPFSDKPCFDWDKYRQVVSIFTRMLDNVVEISGLPLEGQRSEIEAKRRHGMGFLGLGSTMTMLQMPYGSAESLAFTEEVSRVLAVEGWKQALELSKEKGMAPILGQEFEITPKMLRIRPELARDGYEVGDKVPGRILHARYSRYMQKVAEVEPELVAELAEHGARFTHHSSIAPTGTISLSLGNNASNGIEPSFSHRYFRNVIQAGKKTKEQVEVVSFELAAYRHFMHADAVESDLPDYFITADAVTPEQHVAVQAASQAWIDSAISKTVNVPTDFPFEAFKDLYLDAYQSRLKGCTTFRFNPEAFQGVLVREDDLKNTTYVFELDNGESVELKGDEKVIYDGEEHTAANLYDALKEGTYGKW, encoded by the coding sequence ATGACGACATCTGCCAAGGCCGCTGCGTTATCGCAGGAGGTTCCCATGCAGGGCCCTTCATATGACATATGGGACTCGAAATACCGTCTCAAGGACCGCCATGGTCAGCCGGTCGACAAGGACCTCAAGGCGACCTGGGAACGTGTGGCCAAGGCACTGGCTGCCGTGGAAGGAGAACAGGCCAGTCATTGGTTGCCGAAGTTCCGCTGGGCGCTGGAACATGGCGCGGTACCCGCGGGCCGGATCATGTCGAATGCCGGGGCGGAAGGCTACAAACCTGCCGTCAGCCTGATCAATTGCACTGTATCGCGCACCATCCGTGATTCCATGCACGACATCCTCGACAGCGTGGTGGATGCCGGCATGACGCTCAAGGCGGGTTGCGGTATCGGCTATGAGTTCTCCACCCTGCGCCACAAGGGTGCCTTTGTGTTCGGCGCCGGTGCCGGTACCAACGGCCCGCTGGCGTTCATGGATATCTACGACAAGATGTGCTTCACGGTGGCTTCCGCCGGTGGTCGTCGCGGGGCCCAGATGGGCACCTTTGATATCGGACACCCCGATGTGCGTGACTTCATCGAGGCCAAACGTGAGGCGGGACGCCTGCGTCAGTTCAATCTCAGTCTGCTGATCACCGATGAGTTCATGGAAGCGGTCAAGAACGATGCTGACTGGCCGCTGGCCTTCCCGCTACATGCCGGGGAGAAGGGGGATGTCGCGGATGACGAGTTGATCTATCGCGATTGGCCGGTAATTGAAGAAGGTTACAGCGTTGATGATGAGGGCCGAGTTGCCTGTCGCATCGTCGAGGTGATCAAGGCGCGTGAGCTGTGGGACACCATCATGAGTTCCACCTACGACTACGCCGAACCGGGTTTCATTCTGATTGACCAGGTCAATCGCATGAACAACAACTGGTTCTGCGAGGAAATCCGCGCCACCAACCCCTGCGGTGAACAGCCGTTGCCGCCGGAAGGTGCCTGTCTACTGGGGTCGGTCAATCTGACTCGCTTCGTTGTCGATCCATTCAGCGACAAGCCGTGTTTCGATTGGGACAAGTACCGTCAGGTGGTGTCGATCTTTACCCGCATGCTCGACAACGTGGTCGAGATCAGTGGGTTGCCGCTGGAAGGCCAGCGCAGTGAGATCGAAGCCAAGCGCCGCCATGGCATGGGCTTCCTCGGCCTGGGTTCGACGATGACCATGTTGCAGATGCCCTATGGCTCGGCTGAGTCGCTGGCCTTCACCGAAGAAGTCAGCCGCGTGCTGGCGGTGGAAGGTTGGAAGCAGGCGCTGGAACTGTCGAAGGAAAAGGGCATGGCGCCCATTCTGGGGCAGGAGTTCGAGATTACGCCGAAGATGCTGCGTATCCGTCCCGAGTTGGCGCGCGATGGCTATGAGGTTGGCGATAAGGTGCCGGGACGTATCCTGCATGCACGCTATAGCCGCTACATGCAGAAGGTGGCGGAAGTTGAGCCGGAACTGGTGGCCGAACTGGCCGAACACGGCGCGCGCTTTACTCACCACTCGTCGATCGCACCGACCGGCACCATCAGCCTGTCGCTGGGCAACAATGCTTCCAATGGCATCGAGCCGTCCTTCTCGCATCGTTACTTCCGTAACGTGATTCAGGCCGGCAAGAAGACCAAGGAACAGGTCGAGGTAGTGTCCTTCGAACTGGCGGCCTATCGTCACTTCATGCATGCCGATGCTGTGGAGAGCGATCTGCCGGATTACTTCATCACCGCTGATGCGGTGACACCGGAGCAACATGTGGCGGTACAGGCGGCATCTCAGGCCTGGATCGACTCGGCGATCTCCAAGACGGTCAATGTGCCGACCGACTTTCCCTTCGAGGCGTTCAAGGACCTGTACCTTGATGCCTATCAGAGCCGCCTCAAGGGCTGCACGACCTTCCGCTTCAACCCGGAAGCCTTCCAGGGCGTGCTGGTGCGTGAGGACGACCTCAAGAACACCACCTATGTGTTCGAACTGGACAACGGTGAAAGTGTCGAACTCAAGGGTGACGAAAAGGTGATCTACGACGGCGAGGAGCATACCGCTGCCAACCTCTATGACGCGCTCAAGGAGGGAACCTATGGCAAATGGTAA
- the hemN gene encoding oxygen-independent coproporphyrinogen III oxidase, protein MSADILPFERCLVEKYDRPGPRYTSYPTAPHFHEAFDTSAYHAAVAASDQPGPLSVYVHVPFCESLCYYCACSKIITHNRQRATQYLGYLKREIALQAELFDPSRVMTQLHLGGGTPTFLSPDQLAELLECLNRHFHFAAEHEREFSLEVDPRTVTPEQVFALRNLGFNRLSLGVQDFDPAVQQAVNRVQSEAEVRALIDAAREAGFASVSMDLIYGLPLQTRDSFARTLEQVIAIRPDRIAAYSYAHLPHLFKAQRLIRDADMPPPSRKLELLELTIERLTAAGYVYIGMDHFALPEDELSLARRDGSLQRNFQGYSTQGECDMIGLGITSIGRVGNAYSQNVKTTSEYMACLDAGRIPVLRGYCLTAEDRLRADVIAALMCHEGFRFADIEQRHGIDFAEHFADALDQLSEMVDDGLIEISQVGIRVLPAGRLMLRNIAMAFDGYLASESVRYSRTV, encoded by the coding sequence ATGTCTGCTGATATTCTGCCGTTCGAGCGCTGTCTGGTTGAAAAGTACGACCGCCCCGGACCGCGCTACACCTCTTATCCCACTGCGCCTCATTTCCATGAGGCATTCGACACATCCGCCTACCACGCGGCGGTGGCGGCCAGCGACCAGCCAGGCCCGTTGTCGGTGTATGTCCATGTGCCGTTCTGCGAGAGCCTGTGCTATTACTGCGCCTGCTCGAAGATCATCACCCACAACCGTCAGCGTGCGACGCAGTATCTGGGATATCTCAAGCGTGAGATTGCCCTGCAGGCTGAGCTTTTCGATCCTTCCCGAGTAATGACGCAGCTGCATCTCGGCGGCGGCACGCCTACCTTCCTGTCTCCCGATCAGCTTGCCGAGTTGCTGGAGTGCCTGAATCGGCATTTTCACTTCGCTGCGGAGCATGAGCGTGAGTTCTCCCTTGAGGTGGACCCGCGTACGGTGACGCCGGAGCAGGTCTTCGCGTTGCGGAACCTGGGGTTCAATCGCCTGAGCCTTGGCGTGCAGGACTTCGATCCGGCGGTGCAGCAGGCGGTCAATCGCGTGCAGAGCGAAGCCGAGGTGAGGGCGCTGATCGATGCTGCGCGGGAGGCTGGTTTCGCCTCGGTGTCGATGGATCTGATCTATGGCCTGCCGCTACAGACTCGCGACAGCTTTGCCAGAACCCTGGAACAGGTCATCGCCATTCGTCCTGACCGCATTGCCGCGTACAGCTATGCGCACCTGCCACATCTGTTCAAGGCGCAGCGTCTGATTCGTGACGCGGACATGCCACCGCCGTCACGCAAACTGGAGCTGCTCGAGCTGACCATCGAGCGATTGACGGCAGCGGGGTACGTCTACATCGGTATGGATCACTTCGCGCTGCCCGAGGATGAGCTCAGCCTCGCGCGACGCGATGGCTCGTTGCAGCGCAATTTCCAGGGCTATTCGACTCAGGGCGAGTGCGACATGATCGGTCTCGGCATCACTTCCATCGGCCGTGTCGGCAATGCCTACAGCCAGAACGTCAAGACGACGAGTGAGTACATGGCGTGTCTCGACGCCGGGCGGATCCCGGTCCTGCGCGGCTATTGTCTGACTGCCGAGGACCGTTTGCGTGCAGACGTCATCGCTGCGCTGATGTGCCATGAAGGGTTTCGCTTCGCTGACATCGAGCAGCGTCATGGTATCGACTTCGCCGAGCACTTCGCCGACGCGCTGGATCAGTTGAGCGAGATGGTCGATGACGGTCTGATCGAGATCAGCCAAGTGGGTATCCGAGTTCTGCCCGCTGGACGGCTGATGCTGCGCAATATCGCCATGGCCTTCGATGGTTACCTGGCCTCCGAGAGTGTGCGGTACTCGAGAACCGTGTGA
- a CDS encoding Rrf2 family transcriptional regulator has translation MHLTRFTDYSLRVLMYLAEPSNERTTIAEIATRFSVSRNHLMKVVQELSHLGYITTIRGKNGGLSLKMAPDTIHIGQLVQATEHSFALTECDGDDDACYIASVCRFKHIANEGVTAFIAVLDRYTLQDLLVPECRSRLRELKLIDSVESCL, from the coding sequence ATGCACCTTACTCGCTTTACTGATTATTCACTTCGTGTGCTGATGTACCTTGCCGAGCCCAGCAATGAACGTACCACCATTGCCGAAATCGCCACACGCTTCAGCGTCTCGCGCAATCATCTGATGAAAGTCGTTCAGGAACTCAGCCATCTCGGCTATATCACCACGATTCGTGGCAAGAACGGCGGGCTGTCGCTGAAGATGGCACCGGATACGATACATATCGGCCAGCTGGTACAGGCGACTGAACACAGCTTTGCGCTGACAGAGTGTGATGGCGATGACGATGCCTGCTACATCGCCTCTGTCTGCCGTTTCAAGCACATTGCCAACGAAGGCGTGACTGCCTTTATCGCAGTGCTCGACCGTTATACGCTCCAGGATCTATTGGTGCCGGAATGCCGCTCACGCCTTCGGGAACTCAAGTTGATCGACTCGGTGGAAAGCTGTCTGTAA
- a CDS encoding putative bifunctional diguanylate cyclase/phosphodiesterase: protein MDARTAFRLLADGLSREPSRDFFPWLSLRLASIVEADVLAVVRVLPGGRMARTLSLCVDGAIVDNVDYALAGTPCEKVTERRVCLFGRDVAGDFPDDVMLVDLGAEAYLGVPVLTPDDRLVGLVAAIYRRPLTNSGVAQEVLSIAAARVGSELANQQAEFALASTERQLADTHHQLARTNRALTLLRLVNRVVIRSADETALLSEVCRLAVEEGGYQLAWTGVAQDDEQRIMPLTCSGEGREFLDECHFSWAADRPEGQAPCGRCIREQTAQLLSPLVTSPAYAPFADVAERYGLATEVALPLHLGSDRQGVLVLLMNTALEVSDDELALLQELADNLSWGVSALRLRREQERMQQVVLDVAEAVTARSNDQFFDHLARRLAGAMMADAALIARIDDGVPLSASMLAGVVDGQPVENFSFEFSGIPCGENFHDAERIIPRWVTTDFPLVERLVGGPFQAWVDRRLEDASGDAIGVIILLFRQPLLADSDSIRHLLSIFAAGAAAELERRRSDTHIRHLAYFDPGTGLPNRVHFMERLHSAILQARREGHRLALMFLDLNRFKEINDSQGHDVGDEVLREVATRFDACLAPGESLARLGGDEFVVMVEQTEEIHSAQVVGRLLNALASPILFDGHRFNLDVSIGVAFYPEDGDGPRELLKNTDIAMYHAKECGSGYRFYAPEMGHDLRRRLMLATRLKEALKNEKLELCYQPIIALDSGSLVGAEVLCRWFDNELGWISPTEFIAVAEERGMISELGEWVMSEACRQLAQWEVAQLAILPERLYVNLAAAQFEEPQLTRQLCSIVERAGVSPGRLGLEITESGFMQDPEQAVRITEQLRERGFALSIDDFGTGYSSLAYLKRFAAHAVKIDKSFVSDMLTDNNDYSIVATIIAMAERLGLRSVAEGVETPGQAKALKSMGCHLAQGYLFSHPLNSDEFERLWLAEAQHYSTTNAGSAANAGSTTDGGQEDVAANRG, encoded by the coding sequence ATGGATGCTCGTACTGCCTTTCGCCTACTTGCCGATGGGCTCTCCCGTGAACCCTCCAGAGATTTCTTTCCCTGGTTGTCGTTGCGTCTGGCGAGCATCGTCGAGGCCGATGTGTTGGCTGTTGTTCGCGTGCTGCCCGGTGGCCGCATGGCGCGTACCCTTTCGCTGTGTGTCGACGGCGCCATCGTCGACAATGTCGATTATGCATTGGCAGGCACTCCGTGTGAGAAAGTGACGGAACGTCGCGTCTGCTTGTTTGGTCGAGACGTTGCAGGTGACTTTCCTGATGACGTCATGCTGGTTGATCTAGGCGCTGAGGCCTATCTCGGTGTTCCGGTATTGACGCCGGATGACAGGCTTGTCGGGCTTGTTGCTGCCATCTATCGTCGCCCGCTGACCAATAGTGGTGTGGCCCAGGAGGTGCTGAGCATCGCTGCCGCTCGGGTTGGCTCTGAACTGGCCAATCAGCAGGCCGAATTTGCCCTGGCCAGTACCGAGCGCCAGTTGGCCGATACCCACCATCAGCTGGCTCGGACCAACCGCGCCCTGACGTTGTTGCGATTGGTCAACCGAGTCGTGATCCGTAGCGCCGATGAAACGGCGCTGCTCAGTGAAGTCTGTCGGCTGGCGGTGGAAGAGGGCGGCTATCAGTTGGCCTGGACCGGTGTGGCGCAGGACGATGAACAGCGAATCATGCCACTGACCTGTTCCGGAGAAGGTCGCGAGTTTCTCGATGAATGCCACTTCAGCTGGGCAGCGGATAGACCAGAGGGTCAGGCACCCTGTGGTCGCTGCATTCGTGAACAAACAGCACAGTTACTGTCACCGTTGGTGACATCTCCGGCCTATGCGCCCTTTGCGGATGTCGCCGAGCGTTACGGCCTGGCCACGGAAGTGGCCCTACCGTTGCATCTGGGTAGTGACCGGCAAGGTGTGCTGGTATTGCTGATGAACACCGCACTGGAGGTCAGTGATGATGAGCTGGCGCTCTTGCAGGAACTGGCCGACAACCTTTCCTGGGGCGTGAGTGCTCTACGGCTACGTCGAGAGCAGGAGCGTATGCAGCAGGTGGTATTGGATGTGGCGGAAGCCGTTACCGCGCGCAGTAATGACCAGTTCTTCGACCATCTTGCTCGACGTCTTGCGGGCGCGATGATGGCTGATGCGGCCCTCATCGCGCGGATTGACGATGGTGTACCGCTCAGCGCCTCGATGCTGGCTGGTGTGGTGGATGGCCAGCCTGTGGAAAATTTCAGCTTCGAGTTTTCAGGGATACCCTGTGGAGAGAATTTCCATGATGCCGAACGTATCATCCCTCGGTGGGTGACCACTGATTTCCCGCTGGTCGAGCGTCTCGTGGGTGGCCCATTTCAGGCTTGGGTAGACCGGCGCCTCGAGGATGCCAGTGGTGATGCCATCGGCGTGATCATTCTGTTGTTTCGTCAACCGCTGTTGGCGGACTCCGACTCCATACGTCATCTGTTGAGTATCTTTGCCGCAGGAGCTGCTGCTGAGCTGGAACGGCGTCGCAGTGATACGCATATTCGTCATCTGGCCTATTTCGATCCTGGAACGGGGCTGCCTAACCGAGTCCATTTCATGGAGCGTCTGCACAGTGCAATCCTGCAGGCGCGTCGGGAAGGGCATCGCCTGGCATTGATGTTTCTCGACCTGAACCGCTTCAAGGAGATCAACGATAGTCAGGGGCATGATGTCGGTGACGAGGTACTGCGGGAGGTAGCGACACGATTTGATGCCTGTCTGGCGCCTGGTGAGAGTCTTGCTCGTCTGGGGGGGGACGAGTTTGTGGTGATGGTCGAGCAAACTGAAGAGATTCACTCCGCTCAGGTGGTCGGGCGGTTACTCAATGCTCTTGCCAGCCCGATATTGTTCGACGGACATCGTTTCAATCTCGATGTCAGCATTGGTGTTGCCTTCTATCCCGAAGATGGGGATGGTCCGCGTGAGTTGCTCAAGAATACCGACATTGCCATGTATCACGCCAAGGAGTGCGGTAGCGGTTATCGTTTCTATGCCCCGGAGATGGGGCACGACCTGCGTCGTCGTCTGATGCTGGCGACAAGGCTCAAGGAAGCCTTGAAGAACGAGAAGCTGGAGTTGTGCTATCAGCCGATTATTGCTCTGGATAGCGGCAGCCTGGTTGGCGCCGAAGTGCTATGTCGCTGGTTCGACAATGAGTTGGGCTGGATCAGCCCGACCGAGTTCATTGCCGTGGCCGAGGAGCGAGGCATGATCAGCGAGCTTGGCGAGTGGGTGATGAGTGAAGCCTGTCGCCAGCTGGCTCAGTGGGAGGTCGCGCAGTTGGCGATATTGCCGGAACGCCTCTACGTAAATCTGGCCGCAGCTCAGTTTGAGGAGCCGCAGTTGACGCGACAGCTTTGCAGTATCGTTGAGCGTGCTGGCGTGTCGCCGGGTCGGCTGGGGTTGGAGATAACGGAAAGTGGCTTCATGCAGGACCCCGAACAGGCCGTGCGCATTACTGAGCAGTTGCGTGAGCGAGGTTTTGCATTGTCCATCGACGACTTCGGTACCGGCTATTCGTCACTGGCTTACCTCAAGCGTTTTGCGGCTCATGCGGTGAAGATCGATAAATCCTTTGTCAGTGACATGCTCACCGACAACAACGACTACTCGATAGTAGCAACCATTATCGCCATGGCCGAACGGCTGGGGCTGCGAAGCGTGGCGGAGGGTGTGGAAACCCCGGGCCAGGCGAAAGCGCTCAAGTCGATGGGCTGCCATCTTGCCCAGGGCTATCTGTTTTCGCATCCGTTGAACAGTGACGAATTCGAGCGCCTTTGGCTTGCCGAGGCGCAGCACTACTCTACAACGAACGCTGGGTCTGCAGCGAACGCTGGGTCGACAACGGACGGTGGGCAGGAAGACGTTGCCGCTAACCGAGGCTGA
- the phnE gene encoding phosphonate ABC transporter, permease protein PhnE, with protein MVTSKHSVASRVWVRYSRRERWTRWLIMLLVCAVLVWAVRDVDIFWPWVWDAPVQIHSLAERMWPPDLRRLEEIVGAMVETVHIATLATFLTIFLALPISWISAQNTTPNRACLWLGRFILVASRSVNTIIWALLFVAIFGPGVLAGILAITFRSIGFVGKLMGEAIEEIDRKPVEAMEATGASRACVVLYAIVPQVMPAFFAVIILRWDINIRESTVLGLVGAGGIGVILQGAIDTFAWPTVATILCAIVLLVLAGEAVTSVLRRRVL; from the coding sequence ATGGTGACTTCGAAGCATTCCGTAGCCAGCCGTGTGTGGGTTCGCTACAGCCGCCGCGAGCGCTGGACTCGCTGGCTGATCATGCTGCTGGTGTGTGCGGTATTGGTGTGGGCGGTCCGTGATGTCGATATCTTCTGGCCCTGGGTATGGGATGCGCCGGTGCAGATCCATAGTCTGGCCGAGCGTATGTGGCCCCCGGACCTGCGGCGTCTGGAGGAGATTGTGGGGGCAATGGTCGAGACGGTACACATTGCTACCCTGGCGACGTTTCTGACGATATTCCTGGCGCTACCGATCTCGTGGATATCGGCACAGAACACCACGCCCAACCGTGCTTGCCTGTGGCTTGGCCGCTTCATTCTGGTCGCCAGCCGTTCGGTCAACACCATTATCTGGGCACTATTGTTCGTGGCTATCTTTGGCCCCGGCGTGCTGGCCGGGATCCTTGCGATCACTTTTCGCTCGATCGGGTTTGTCGGCAAGCTGATGGGCGAGGCCATTGAGGAAATCGATCGCAAACCGGTGGAGGCCATGGAAGCAACCGGTGCCAGCCGAGCTTGTGTGGTGTTGTACGCCATCGTGCCCCAGGTGATGCCGGCCTTCTTTGCCGTCATCATCCTGCGCTGGGATATCAACATCCGCGAGTCGACCGTTCTGGGACTGGTTGGGGCTGGCGGTATCGGCGTGATTCTGCAGGGCGCCATCGATACGTTCGCCTGGCCAACGGTGGCTACCATTCTGTGTGCCATCGTGCTGTTGGTGCTGGCGGGAGAGGCGGTTACCAGCGTGTTGCGTCGTAGGGTACTCTAG
- the phnE gene encoding phosphonate ABC transporter, permease protein PhnE has protein sequence MSATPVTRQWRKPHFIASPWLRWGLILGTVFYLGWALATLPFDWSRISEGIPRAARIFGGGFPPSFERYELLFSGFKESFQIALLATLLGVLLSIPFAVMAARNIAPRPIYLLGRSVIIVSRSFHPVIVAILFVKAVGFGPLAGILTLTLYSIGFVGKLLAEEIEEIDWGQVEAMRAAGASYLSTLIFAVFPQILPRQIGLSMYQLDSNLRASAVVGIVGAGGIGSTLMNAFGRYDYDFAFAILLVIIAVILVSEGISGWVRKRVW, from the coding sequence ATGTCGGCGACTCCGGTGACACGTCAGTGGCGCAAGCCTCACTTCATCGCCAGCCCCTGGTTACGCTGGGGGTTGATCCTTGGCACGGTATTCTACCTTGGGTGGGCGCTGGCAACCCTGCCATTCGACTGGTCGCGTATCAGCGAAGGTATCCCACGTGCTGCACGAATCTTCGGTGGTGGATTTCCGCCGAGTTTCGAGCGTTATGAGCTACTGTTCAGCGGCTTCAAGGAGAGCTTCCAGATAGCCTTGCTGGCAACGTTACTCGGCGTATTGTTGTCGATTCCCTTTGCGGTGATGGCTGCCCGCAACATCGCACCGCGCCCGATCTACCTGCTGGGTCGCTCGGTGATCATTGTGTCGCGTAGTTTTCATCCGGTGATCGTCGCCATTCTATTCGTCAAGGCCGTCGGGTTCGGGCCACTGGCCGGCATTCTCACCCTGACGCTGTATTCCATTGGCTTTGTCGGCAAGTTGCTTGCCGAGGAGATCGAGGAGATTGATTGGGGACAGGTCGAGGCGATGCGTGCGGCGGGCGCCAGCTATCTGTCGACTTTGATCTTCGCGGTCTTTCCCCAGATCCTGCCACGTCAGATCGGGCTGTCGATGTATCAGCTTGACAGTAATCTGCGGGCTTCGGCGGTGGTCGGAATTGTCGGAGCCGGCGGCATCGGCAGCACGCTGATGAATGCCTTCGGTCGTTACGATTATGACTTTGCCTTTGCCATCCTACTGGTGATCATCGCGGTGATTCTGGTCAGTGAAGGCATCAGTGGCTGGGTGAGGAAACGTGTATGGTGA
- the phnC gene encoding phosphonate ABC transporter ATP-binding protein — protein MLEITQLVKRYGRNEPVLKGLDLTVEGNTVVAIVGASGAGKSTLLRCINRLIEPSSGSIKLNGDELSHLRGQALRQARRRIGMVFQGFNLIDRLSVMENVLAGRLGYVTFLQAWRRRFPQQDIERAFELMERVGIAQYANKRADELSGGERQRVGVVRALMQEPDILLADEPTASLDPVTSEQIMKLMRSLAEELSLPVLINIHNVAQARAYTERIVGLRHGHMIFDGSPERFDKAALEEVYGGIEAPDETMAPVTAEDSA, from the coding sequence ATGCTGGAAATTACCCAACTGGTCAAACGTTATGGCCGTAATGAGCCGGTGCTCAAAGGCCTGGATCTTACCGTCGAAGGAAATACGGTGGTGGCCATTGTCGGGGCGTCGGGGGCCGGCAAGAGCACCTTGTTACGCTGCATCAATCGCTTGATTGAACCCAGCTCCGGGTCGATCAAACTCAATGGCGATGAGTTGTCGCATCTGCGCGGTCAGGCTTTACGCCAGGCGCGGCGTCGCATAGGCATGGTATTCCAGGGCTTCAATCTGATTGATCGCCTCTCGGTAATGGAAAATGTACTGGCGGGGCGGCTGGGCTATGTGACCTTTCTACAGGCGTGGCGTCGGCGTTTTCCGCAACAGGACATCGAGCGGGCGTTCGAGTTGATGGAGCGAGTGGGGATTGCGCAATACGCCAACAAGAGGGCGGATGAGCTATCTGGTGGTGAGCGCCAGCGTGTCGGTGTGGTCCGAGCCCTGATGCAGGAGCCGGATATCCTGCTGGCCGATGAACCGACCGCATCGCTGGACCCTGTCACCAGCGAGCAGATCATGAAGCTGATGCGTAGCCTGGCCGAGGAATTGTCACTGCCGGTATTGATCAACATCCACAATGTGGCCCAGGCACGAGCCTACACCGAGCGCATCGTCGGGTTGCGCCATGGACACATGATCTTCGATGGATCGCCCGAGCGCTTCGACAAGGCGGCGCTGGAGGAAGTCTATGGCGGTATCGAGGCGCCGGACGAGACCATGGCGCCAGTCACAGCGGAGGACAGTGCCTGA
- the phnD gene encoding phosphate/phosphite/phosphonate ABC transporter substrate-binding protein yields MVTTAQAQECPHGDLDPQYCDEDGDLVADPPSDESELVNPDTLIFAYTPVEDPAIYADIWQPFIDHLKEVTGKDVRFFAVQSNSAQVEAMRSGRLHIAGFSTGPTPFAVNLAGAVPFALMGSDDGRFGYTLQVYTQADSDIQTLADLKGKRVAHTSPTSNSGNQAPRALFPEQGVVPDEDYEVLYSGSHDQSMLGVVAGDYDAAPVASEVVERMAARDLYDEDSVRMIFESEPFPTTSYTYAHDLDPALVDSIKEAFFSFDFAGTALGEEFDGVEKFIPITYQDQWNVIRTIQAANGVSYTPENLEE; encoded by the coding sequence ATGGTAACCACCGCCCAGGCCCAGGAGTGTCCACACGGAGATCTGGATCCGCAGTACTGTGACGAGGATGGTGATCTTGTAGCGGACCCGCCCAGCGACGAGTCCGAACTGGTCAATCCCGATACCTTGATCTTCGCTTACACCCCAGTCGAAGATCCGGCGATCTACGCCGATATCTGGCAGCCGTTCATCGACCACCTCAAGGAAGTGACCGGCAAGGACGTGCGCTTCTTTGCGGTCCAATCCAATTCCGCCCAGGTAGAGGCGATGCGTAGTGGCCGTCTGCATATTGCCGGCTTCTCGACCGGCCCCACACCCTTTGCCGTCAACCTGGCGGGTGCGGTGCCGTTTGCCTTGATGGGCTCTGACGATGGGCGCTTCGGCTACACGCTCCAGGTTTATACTCAGGCTGACTCGGACATTCAGACGCTAGCCGATCTGAAGGGCAAGCGAGTAGCCCACACCTCTCCCACATCCAACTCCGGTAATCAGGCGCCGCGAGCGCTGTTTCCAGAGCAGGGAGTAGTACCGGACGAGGACTATGAGGTGCTGTATTCCGGTAGTCATGATCAGTCGATGCTCGGCGTTGTCGCCGGTGACTATGATGCGGCGCCGGTCGCCTCTGAAGTGGTCGAGCGCATGGCCGCACGTGATCTGTACGACGAAGACAGCGTGCGCATGATCTTCGAGTCGGAGCCGTTCCCGACCACTTCCTATACTTATGCTCATGACCTTGATCCAGCGCTCGTCGACAGTATCAAGGAAGCCTTCTTCAGCTTCGACTTTGCCGGCACCGCCCTTGGTGAGGAGTTTGATGGTGTCGAGAAGTTCATTCCGATCACCTATCAGGATCAGTGGAACGTGATTCGTACCATCCAGGCGGCCAATGGAGTGAGCTATACCCCCGAAAACCTGGAAGAGTAG